From the Anaeromyxobacter sp. genome, one window contains:
- a CDS encoding oxidoreductase: protein MLGPTDYHPVPVADTWDETAALRAIRLALPPGLAVQHTVAGQVLKVRTAPGEGFFALSSAPAQDGSVELLLKRGGKVADAALAAALPGADLQVTAPFGRGFPLAPALGHDVLLFAAGAGIAPIRALLQTLLRRRDEVDRIVLFYGQRHGGEFAYRREHLAWERRGVRVVLCPSAADDAWEGVRGRVLEVARTLDFGGARLPEAVSFVSGMSAMVADVKETLSRAGVPPDRVLLNF from the coding sequence ATGCTCGGACCCACCGACTACCACCCCGTGCCCGTGGCCGACACCTGGGACGAGACCGCCGCCCTGCGCGCCATCCGCCTGGCGCTGCCGCCGGGGCTGGCGGTGCAGCACACCGTGGCCGGGCAGGTGCTGAAGGTGAGGACCGCACCGGGCGAGGGCTTCTTCGCCCTGTCCTCGGCCCCGGCCCAGGACGGCAGCGTGGAGCTCCTGCTCAAGCGCGGCGGCAAGGTGGCCGACGCGGCGCTGGCCGCCGCCCTGCCCGGCGCCGACCTCCAGGTCACCGCCCCCTTCGGCCGCGGCTTCCCGCTGGCGCCGGCCCTGGGGCACGACGTCCTGCTCTTCGCCGCCGGCGCCGGCATCGCGCCCATCCGGGCGCTGCTGCAGACCCTGCTGCGCCGGCGCGACGAGGTGGACCGCATCGTCCTCTTCTACGGCCAGCGCCACGGCGGCGAGTTCGCCTACCGCCGCGAGCACCTGGCCTGGGAGCGGCGCGGCGTGCGGGTGGTGCTCTGCCCATCGGCCGCCGACGACGCCTGGGAGGGGGTCCGCGGCCGGGTCCTCGAGGTGGCCCGCACCCTCGACTTCGGCGGCGCCCGGCTCCCCGAGGCCGTCTCCTTCGTCTCCGGCATGTCGGCGATGGTCGCCGACGTGAAGGAGACCCTCTCGCGCGCCGGCGTCCCGCCGGACCGCGTGCTGCTCAACTTCTGA
- a CDS encoding 2-oxoacid:acceptor oxidoreductase family protein has translation MSTFYQRFERHDHATGLKAHSTHYCPGCGHGLVHKLLAEAIDALGLQDRVVAISPVGCSVFLHYYLDVGNSQAAHGRAPAVALGHKLANPKAVVVSYQGDGDLASIGLAEIVSAAQLGVPLTVIFVNNAVYGMTGGQLAPTTLMGQKTSTSPSGRTRGMGQPLRMAELIAQIDGPVYVERVALFDAKQRRRAGRAIEKALRLQAEDVGFAFVEVLAECPTHLGMSPVETEAWVKAAMVPVFPLGVKKDLTPPPAEPWPVPDFDPASVLTAIGGLDPAVPRFCQGFPAALFGDDVALKLAGAGGDGAQTAALLLTKAAVNEGFDATHIPSYGPESRGGTSYADVRIAEGEVLSPAAPHPHVLVAFNAPSLAKFGPEVVPGGVVIYDSSVVPAPPLLDPSVRVVGVPCAELAHGLGRVVVKNVVALGALIGATHLFPRETLLAALRLALHAKPGLIPLNEQALQLGIEAAEAAGPKPG, from the coding sequence GTGAGCACGTTCTACCAGCGGTTCGAGCGGCACGACCACGCCACCGGCCTGAAGGCCCACTCCACCCACTACTGCCCGGGCTGCGGCCACGGCCTGGTCCACAAGCTGCTGGCCGAGGCCATCGACGCGCTCGGGCTGCAGGACCGGGTGGTGGCCATCTCCCCGGTGGGCTGCAGCGTCTTCCTCCACTACTACCTGGACGTCGGCAACAGCCAGGCGGCCCACGGGCGCGCCCCGGCGGTGGCCCTGGGCCACAAGCTCGCCAACCCGAAGGCGGTGGTGGTGAGCTACCAGGGCGACGGCGACCTGGCCTCGATCGGCCTGGCCGAGATCGTGTCGGCGGCGCAGCTGGGCGTGCCCCTGACGGTCATCTTCGTCAACAACGCCGTGTACGGCATGACCGGCGGGCAGCTGGCCCCCACCACGCTGATGGGCCAGAAGACCTCCACCAGCCCGTCCGGCCGCACCCGCGGCATGGGGCAGCCGCTGCGCATGGCCGAGCTCATCGCCCAGATCGACGGGCCGGTCTACGTGGAGCGGGTGGCCCTCTTCGACGCCAAGCAGCGCCGGCGGGCCGGCAGGGCCATCGAGAAGGCGCTGCGGCTGCAGGCCGAGGACGTGGGCTTCGCCTTCGTGGAGGTGCTGGCGGAGTGCCCCACCCACCTCGGCATGTCGCCGGTGGAGACCGAGGCCTGGGTCAAGGCGGCCATGGTCCCGGTCTTCCCGCTGGGCGTGAAGAAGGACCTGACCCCGCCGCCGGCCGAGCCCTGGCCGGTGCCGGACTTCGACCCGGCCTCGGTGCTCACCGCCATCGGCGGGCTGGACCCGGCCGTGCCCCGCTTCTGCCAGGGCTTCCCGGCGGCCCTCTTCGGCGACGACGTGGCGCTCAAGCTGGCCGGCGCCGGCGGCGACGGCGCCCAGACCGCCGCGCTGCTCCTCACCAAGGCCGCGGTCAACGAGGGCTTCGACGCCACCCACATCCCGTCCTACGGCCCGGAGTCGCGCGGCGGCACCTCCTACGCCGACGTGCGCATCGCCGAGGGGGAGGTGCTCTCGCCGGCCGCGCCCCACCCCCACGTGCTGGTGGCCTTCAACGCGCCCAGCCTGGCCAAGTTCGGCCCCGAGGTGGTGCCGGGCGGGGTGGTGATCTACGACTCGTCGGTGGTGCCGGCGCCGCCGCTGCTCGACCCCTCGGTGCGGGTGGTCGGCGTGCCCTGCGCCGAGCTCGCCCACGGGCTGGGCCGGGTGGTGGTGAAGAACGTGGTGGCGCTCGGCGCGCTGATCGGCGCCACCCACCTCTTCCCCCGGGAGACCCTGCTGGCGGCCCTCCGGCTGGCGCTGCACGCCAAGCCCGGGCTCATCCCGCTCAACGAGCAGGCGCTGCAGCTGGGCATCGAGGCGGCCGAGGCGGCGGGGCCGAAGCCGGGGTGA
- the vorB gene encoding 3-methyl-2-oxobutanoate dehydrogenase subunit VorB, whose amino-acid sequence MAVAPPRPRPSLHPEFCKGCGRCVEACVQHCITPGTAIDPLTGLVPVVLDLGDCNHCGLCLDACPEPFGLLAEAEPAPEMPVPEAARPAQAPAEDIPPTRLPLPEGRPLILKGAHASAIGALLAGCRHFFGYPITPSTEGAELMARLLPQLGGHFVQAVSEVAAVNMLYGCGGAGLPTMTFTSSPGFSLMLEGVSYLIGAEVPCVIVNVMRGGPGLGNIAPEQSDIKLVCRGLGHGATHAVVLAPATPQEMLDFTALAFELAFKYRNPVIVAADGYLGQMTGKVTLPLAGVRPGLPGWAVHGDRAHRGNLINSIHLSEADLEAHNRHLQAKYLRISKAEQRADLYRCADAEVLLVACNTPARMAKGAVRALRDEGIAAGLFRPQTLWPFPIKALLPLLDHVRRVVVVEASEGQLEDELRLALSHAGVGHGLDLRHVRRMGGVLPSQREIVDGVRAALPRRAHA is encoded by the coding sequence ATGGCCGTCGCCCCACCCCGTCCCAGGCCGTCCCTCCACCCCGAGTTCTGCAAGGGGTGCGGGCGGTGCGTCGAGGCCTGCGTCCAGCACTGCATCACGCCGGGCACCGCCATCGACCCGCTCACCGGCCTGGTCCCGGTGGTGCTCGACCTGGGGGACTGCAACCACTGCGGCCTGTGCCTCGACGCCTGCCCGGAGCCCTTCGGGCTGCTGGCGGAGGCCGAGCCGGCGCCGGAGATGCCGGTGCCGGAGGCGGCGCGTCCGGCCCAGGCCCCCGCCGAGGACATCCCCCCCACCCGCCTCCCCCTGCCGGAGGGGCGGCCCTTGATCCTGAAGGGCGCCCACGCCTCGGCCATCGGCGCCCTGCTGGCCGGCTGCCGCCACTTCTTCGGCTACCCCATCACCCCCTCCACCGAGGGGGCCGAGCTCATGGCGCGCCTGCTGCCCCAGCTGGGCGGCCACTTCGTGCAGGCGGTCAGCGAGGTGGCGGCCGTCAACATGCTGTACGGCTGCGGCGGCGCCGGCCTGCCCACCATGACCTTCACCTCCTCGCCGGGCTTCAGCCTGATGCTGGAGGGGGTGAGCTACCTCATCGGCGCCGAGGTGCCCTGCGTCATCGTCAACGTGATGCGGGGCGGCCCCGGGCTCGGCAACATCGCCCCCGAGCAGTCGGACATCAAGCTGGTCTGCCGCGGCCTGGGCCACGGCGCCACCCACGCGGTGGTGCTGGCCCCGGCCACGCCGCAGGAGATGCTGGACTTCACCGCCCTGGCCTTCGAGCTGGCCTTCAAGTACCGCAACCCGGTCATCGTGGCGGCCGACGGCTACCTGGGCCAGATGACCGGCAAGGTGACGCTCCCGCTGGCGGGCGTCCGGCCGGGCCTGCCGGGCTGGGCGGTGCACGGCGACCGGGCCCACCGCGGCAACCTGATCAACTCCATCCACCTCTCGGAGGCCGACCTGGAGGCGCACAACCGCCACCTGCAGGCCAAGTACCTGCGCATCTCCAAGGCCGAGCAGCGGGCCGACCTGTACCGCTGCGCCGACGCCGAGGTGCTGCTGGTGGCCTGCAACACCCCGGCCCGCATGGCCAAGGGGGCGGTGCGGGCGCTGCGCGACGAGGGGATCGCCGCCGGCCTCTTCCGGCCGCAGACGCTCTGGCCCTTCCCCATCAAGGCCCTGCTGCCGCTGCTCGACCACGTCCGGCGGGTGGTGGTGGTGGAGGCCAGCGAGGGGCAGCTGGAGGACGAGCTGCGGCTGGCCCTCTCCCACGCCGGGGTGGGGCACGGGCTCGACCTGCGCCACGTGCGGCGCATGGGCGGGGTGCTGCCCTCGCAGCGCGAGATCGTGGACGGGGTCCGGGCGGCGCTGCCGCGGAGGGCGCACGCGTGA
- a CDS encoding MarR family transcriptional regulator: protein MGERHLREVEGEPDVELQDLGEVLEFMQTLWAVDHELQSSSKRLEANTGVTGPQRLVIRIVGRFPGIAAGKVSEILHLHPSTLTGVLKRLEAHGMLERRADPADARRARLVLTAKGRAVDATRGGSVEAAVRRALGKVSPRAVAAAREVLEQLATELARTK from the coding sequence ATGGGCGAACGACACTTGAGAGAGGTCGAGGGCGAGCCGGACGTCGAGCTGCAGGACCTCGGTGAGGTCCTGGAGTTCATGCAGACGCTCTGGGCCGTGGACCACGAGCTGCAGTCCTCGTCCAAGCGGCTGGAGGCCAACACCGGGGTGACCGGCCCGCAGCGGCTGGTCATCCGCATCGTCGGCCGCTTCCCCGGCATCGCCGCCGGCAAGGTCTCCGAGATCCTGCACCTCCACCCCAGCACCCTCACCGGCGTGCTGAAGCGGCTGGAGGCGCACGGGATGCTGGAGCGCCGTGCCGACCCGGCCGACGCGCGGCGGGCGCGGCTGGTGCTGACCGCCAAGGGGCGGGCGGTGGACGCCACCCGCGGCGGCTCGGTGGAGGCGGCGGTGCGCCGGGCCCTCGGCAAGGTCTCGCCGCGCGCGGTGGCGGCGGCGCGCGAGGTGCTGGAGCAGCTGGCGACCGAGCTCGCGCGCACCAAGTAG